The genomic region CTGGCCCAACTCCGGTGGCGCGGCCCGCTTCCAGCTGGGAGCGTTCGTCAAGGACGGTGGCTACGTCTACCTCTTCGGCACCCCGCAGGGCCGTTTTGGCGCGGCGCACCTGGCCAGGGTGCCGGAGCAGCGGATCCTGGAGCTGGGCGCGTACGAGTACTGGACCGCCTCGGGCTGGCAGCACGGGGCCGACGGCGCGGTGCCGGTCTTCGGCGGCCAGGTCGGCGAGTTGTCGGTGCAGTACAACACGGTGCTGCGGCGCTGGGTCGCGCTGACCCTGGACGAGAGCAGGGCGGCGATCGTGCTGCGCACCGCGCCCGCGCCGACCGGCCCGTGGACCGGCGGCCGGGTTGTGGTGCGCGGCAGCGACTTCCCCGCGCTCTACGGCGCTTTCCTGCACCCGGACAGCGCGCACCGCAACGAGATCTACTTCGCCATGTCGCAGTGGAACCCCTACCACGTCAAGCTGATGCGGCTGCGTCTCGATGAGTCGCTGCCGGAGCCGAACCTGTTGTCCGACGGCGGTTTCGAGGACCGTCCGGTGAACGCGGGCACCGGTCCGTGGGCGGTCACCGGCAAGGGCGGCGTGGACTACGGCAAGGGCCTGGCGCACACCGGGTCGAACAACGCGTGGGTGCGGGAGAGCAGCGGCTGGCACGCGGTGACCCAGCAGCTGGCGGTGCGGCCGGGGCAGCGGTACCGGCTCTCCGGCTGGGTGCGCACCTCGGCGACCAACACCGACGGCTACTTCGGGGTCCGGCGGGCCGCGGGGGTGCTGGCCGAGCACAAGTTCGGCCACCTCGGCGAGTACACGAAGCTGACCGTGGAGTTCACCGCGGACACCAGCGAGATCGAGGTCTTCGGCGGCGCGTGGGCGCTGGACGGCAAGGACACCTGGATGCAGCTGGACGACGTGCTGCTGGCACCGGCCTAACCGGCGACCAGCTCGTCCAGCCGTCGGCGGTTCGCCGCGGCGTCCGGGTGGCCGGGGGCCAGCTCGTCCGGGTCCGGCAGCACCGCGGACAGGCCCCAGACCCGGCCGCGGGCCCAGGTCGCCTCGTCCACGCCCAGCGCGGCCCGGAAGGTGACGCGGGCGTCGGTGTCCAGGAACGACCAGGCCGGGATCAGGTCCACCGCGGGGTCGCCGACGGCCAGCGTGCCGAAGTCGATCACCGCGGACAGCCTGCCGTCCTTGGCGAGCAGGTTGCGCGGGTCCGGGTCGCCGTGCACCCACACCGGCGGCCGGTCCCACGCCGGGGCGTCCAGCCCGGCCTGCCAGACCTCGGTGAGCGCGGCGGTGTCGGCGAGCCCGCGCAGGG from Crossiella sp. CA-258035 harbors:
- a CDS encoding DUF4185 domain-containing protein: MGMNRRLGAALLSGVVLAVSGIVPAAAAPAPTRAEPVALLAGQGVGDVNQTRDRFAVHATDLGIMWRDGRGRTAIMFGDTYGAGWGGNGAGPETADWRLNVLAHATDSNLADGLRIDSMVTDRPGHAAELLHRDPSVAEVTVIPTAGVSVGARDVVHYMSIRGWNPWTTNYAGLAYSDDGGRTWVKDPALRWPNSGGAARFQLGAFVKDGGYVYLFGTPQGRFGAAHLARVPEQRILELGAYEYWTASGWQHGADGAVPVFGGQVGELSVQYNTVLRRWVALTLDESRAAIVLRTAPAPTGPWTGGRVVVRGSDFPALYGAFLHPDSAHRNEIYFAMSQWNPYHVKLMRLRLDESLPEPNLLSDGGFEDRPVNAGTGPWAVTGKGGVDYGKGLAHTGSNNAWVRESSGWHAVTQQLAVRPGQRYRLSGWVRTSATNTDGYFGVRRAAGVLAEHKFGHLGEYTKLTVEFTADTSEIEVFGGAWALDGKDTWMQLDDVLLAPA